The following are encoded in a window of Leptodactylus fuscus isolate aLepFus1 chromosome 9, aLepFus1.hap2, whole genome shotgun sequence genomic DNA:
- the PVALB gene encoding parvalbumin alpha has protein sequence MSMCDVLAAADISKAVGAFAAPDSFNHKKFFELLGLKSKSPDVMKQVFQKLDQDNSGFIEEEELCLILKGFAAEGRTLTAKETKDLLNAGDKDGDGKIGVEEFVNLVVQS, from the exons ATGTCTATGTGTGATGTACTCGCTGCTGCTGACATCTCAAAGGCTGTGGGGGCCTTTGCAG CTCCTGATTCATTCAACCACAAGAAATTCTTCGAGTTGCTTGGCTTGAAATCCAAGAGCCCAGATGTCATGAAACAAGTTTTCCAAAAGCTGGATCAAGACAATAGTGGATTCATTGAGGAGGAGGAGCTCTG TCTTATATTGAAAGGCTTTGCCGCTGAAGGCAGAACTCTCACTGCCAAGGAAACAAAGGACCTTCTTAATGCCGGTGACAAGGATGGAGATGGCAAAATTGGTGTGGAAG